The Monodelphis domestica isolate mMonDom1 chromosome 5, mMonDom1.pri, whole genome shotgun sequence DNA segment GATACTCAGTATACATTGTAGAGCAGGTTGGTATAGGAAAGCTATTTAATTCTGCCATGCAAAAGAAATGCACAAAACAAAAGCCTCATAATTGTATGTGGAGAAAGACTTAAAACATGAAATAGTAACTTATAACTCCTATTATATTCTCTCAAATGGCTGATATTGAAGACTTTAAGACATAAGACACTTAATAGGACTAATAAACTATTATTTCAATTCTCCTCTGTTTTGTCTAAACAACTTGATCAAGATCCATATCTATTAGCAGGCTAGGAAACAGTTTGAAATTTTCCGGGACTTCTTGAAAGAAATGTGtaattacaaaaggaaaaaaaaaacttttgttttcattcaaTGCCAACTGAAGGACCCAGAAGCACCCAGCCTCTCAAACTCATGAAGATGCTTCCAAGACTGAAACATATTCTGGATCATATTTGGTCACCTATGATCAGAGAAACAGCATAAGGTAGAAGAAATAGCCAAGGGCCCATGTCCAGGCTCAGATTCACTTAGATTACACACATGCTCATTGCCATATGTGATCTTCTGCCATAATCACTGTTGATGGGATAGGTACTGCATGAAGAAAGACCCCCCCTCCCATTTCATTCACAGGAAGTCCAAGAGAGATATCAGAGTTATGACACACTAGATGGAATGAAAGAGAGCACTAAAGGGCAGTCACTCCTTTTAAGATCTAGTGAATAGGTCACTCATTCTGCCTCAATAGTCAATCTTCTTTGATAAAGTACCCAGTCACTGGACTAGAGCAGCAGAGGGTTTTGTATATCCTTTAGCAAAGGACAAGGCCTCTTTTCACTGCTGGCATCATGAGGGCCAACAGATTAtagcataattccaaaatatttCAGCTCTGCTTACCTGTGTCTTCAAAAGCGGATAAGAGAAATTCTGCTTTCTCAACTACTGTTTACCTCTCGCCCTTGCAATTTGGTCAAGTCTCTCTGAATGTCCCACTGACACCTTAgagtcaacatgtccaaaataaaacTCCAAAGAGCAGTGATCTAGAGCTATTAGGGACTTTGGAGACTCTCCAATCTAGCCCCTGAATTCTTAAAACACAGTTCTGATGCTGCTTAAGAAGTTCTAGTatcaccaagcaagagctagaaaaaaatcacaaaatgtaaaatcaataattttgattacatcaaattaaaaagggtttgtacaaacaagatgaatgcatccaaaattagaagggaagcatcaaattgggaaacaatcttcattacaaaaacctctgacaccCCAGACCAGCAGAGGCAGCAGCCCCAGCAGCCACATCTGGAGCAGCCGCAGCCCACGCCCTCTCCTGCCCACCAGCCCTCTGCTGCCCTCCACCCGCCCCAGGTCGCTCTCCCCGCTTCCTCCTCCACCCCCCCTTCCTCCTCCGCCCACCCGTGGGTGCCCCCTAGCCTTCCCACCCGCCCCTATTGTTCCACCCCCAGCTTCCCGCCCTTCCCTTTTCCGACCGCTCCCCCTTTTCCCTTCACTAGTCTCGAGCCGGAAGTTTTTGGCTTCCACTCCCACCAGTGACCAAAGACTTGACCACTTTACAAAGTCCAAATCCCCAGAACAACTGCTTGACATGGACACTTGTGTGATTGAAGGTGGATTAAATGTCACTCTCACCATCTGGCTACTTATGCATGGAAAGGAAATTGGAAGCATtattggaaagaaaggagaatcgTCAAGAAGATGCGTGAAGAGAGTGGTGCGCGTATCAACATCTCAGAAGGGAATTGTCTTGAGAGAATAATTACTCTGGCTGGACCCACCAATGCCATCTTTAAAGCCTTTGCTATGATCATTGACAAACTGGAAGAGAACATAAGCAGCTCTATGACCAATAGTACAGCTACCAGTAGACCCCCAGTCACCCTGAGGCTTGTGGTCCCTGCTAGCCAGTGTGGCTCTCTCATTGGAAAAGGAGGATGCAAGatcaaggaaataagagagagTACAGGGGCTCAGGTCCGGGTGGCAGGGGATATGCTAACAAACTCAACTGAGCGGGCCATCACTATTGCTGGCATCCCGCAATCTATCACTGAGTGTGTCAAACAGATCTGCGTGGTCATGTTGGAGACTCTCCCCCAGTCACCCCAGAAGGGCATGACCATCCCGTACCGGCCCAAGCCATCCAGCTCCCCAGTCATCTTTGCAGGTGGTCAGGACAGGTACAGCACAGGCAGCGACAGTGCGAGCTTTCCCCACACCACCCCGTCCATGTGCTTCAATCCTGACTTAGAGGGACCAGCTCTGGAGGCCTATACCATTCAAGGACAGTATGCCATTCCACAGCCAGATTTGACCAAGCTGCACCAGTTGGCAATGCAACAGTCTCACTTCCCCATGACACATGGCAACACCAGATTCAGGGCAGGCTTGGATGCATCTGCTCAGACTACTTCTCATGAACTCACCATTCCCAATGACTTAATTGGCTGCATAATCGGGCATCAAGGCGCCAAAATCAATGAGATTCGTCAGATGTCTGGGGCTCAGATCAAAATTGCCAATCCAGTGGAAGGATCTACTGATAGGCAGGTTACCATCACTGGATCTGCTGCCAGCATTAGCCTGGCTCAGTATCTAATCAATGTCAGGCTTTCCTCAGAGACGGGTGGCATGGGGAGCAGCTAGAACAATGCAGACTCACCCATAACCCCCTTCTACTGTTCACCACCCATGATCCATCTGTGTAGTTTCTGAACAGTAATCGATTCCAGGTTTTAAATAGTTTGTAAATTTTCAGTTTCTGCACAACTTTATCATCCACTcgtgatttttttaattatagcatTTTAATTCCTTTCTCTGTTCAGCTGTTAACGCTGAGAACCATATTTAGTTTTATAAGCTTCTCcctgtttttgtttgtgtgtttgtttgttttggaggggttgttttgttttgtttggggtttttttggggggctcatgaattttttttctgtttttgtcgtTGAAATGTAAGAGTGGAATATTAATACATTTTAGTTTAGTTCTGTAATGTCaggaatttttcaaaaaaaaattaaaagatggactggaaaaaaaacacctctgacaaaggtctaattattcaaatttataaagagctaaaccaattgtacaaaaaaatcaagccattctccaattgataaatgggcaagggacatgaataggcaattttcatttaaagaaatcaaaactattaataagcacatgaaaaagtattctaaatatcttgtaatcagagaaatgcaaatcaaaacaactctgaggtatcacctcacatctagcagattggctaacatgacagcaaaggaaagtaatgaatgctggaggggatgtggcaaagtagggacattaatgcgtTGCTGGTGGTGccccaaccattctggggggcaatttggaactatgccgaaagggcaataaaacactgtctgccctttgatccagccatagcactgctggatttgtaccccaaagagataataaggaaaaagacatgtacaaaaatatttatagttgcgctttgtggtggccaaaaattggaaaatgaggggatgcccttcaattggggaatggctggacaatttgtggtatatgttggtgatggaatactattgtgctcaaaggaataataaagtgaaggaattccatgggaactggaacaacctccaagaagtgatgcagagtgaaaggagcagaatcaggaaaacattgtacacagagactgatacactgtggtgcaatcaagtgtaatggacttctccattagtggcaatgcaatgaccttgaACAACCTGGcagaatctacgagaaaaaccactatccacatccagaggaaacactgtgggaataaaacaccaaagaaaaacaactgcttgaatatatgggtcgaagggatgtggttgaggatgtagactctaaatgaacatcctagtgtaaacaacaacatggaaatagcttctgatcaaggacacaaataatacccaatgaaattgttggctgtgggaaggatgggtggaggggagggagggatacaatgggattattgtaaccaaggaataatgttctaaattgactaaataaactaattcaaattggaaaaaaataaataaataaattgattttttttttaaagaagttttagTGTCTTCCCATTGTTTCAGTTAAAATACAAACACCTTTCTTTGACATTTTATGCCCTTCCCAGGCTGGCTTCAACTtatatttccaaattaatttcaTATCAATCTTCTTCCTATTCTCTGTGTGGCAGACAAACTGGTCTACTTGATGTTTTCTATACATGGCATTCAATCTTCTGCCAATGTCCGCTCTGTTTTATGCCTTATGCCAGgtaagtttttccttttttatcatttctcagaatttctcagaatcattttttatcatttctcagAATTTCTCAGAATCATTTCTCTAGCTAAAACAAAGATTCAACTTAAAGGCCTTTTTTATTCCCCCTATTTGTGGGTCTTTACTTCCCcctacacacagacacacatgcatgcacacacccTAAGCATTAGGCATTGGAAAATGTACTAGTGAATCCTGATCTTATTACTTAGTATTTCTGTTGTCATAATCAAAGCACTTCCTTATTCTGAGTCTCAAGTTCCCCATATATAATGTaggtttggactagataactcATAATCTCCCTTCTATTCTAGCTATgatctataaaaattatttgtgtatcatctctgtatataatgtttcttCCCAGTTAGGTATTTGActgctttcatttttctgttttatctaTCCCTAGCATCTAGTACAGTTCCTGGAATATAGcaagaagtgcttaataaaaatttatttaattgaaaaactctgaagataaaaatgagatatagaatatttaaatgacttgcctataaaTAAATGACTGGCAAGTCAGCCTCAGAATTTTATGCTAGGTTTTTCTTGACTCTAGTTCACCATTTCCACTAATCAATGCTTTTTCAatcatctctcctttctcttctgattcttcctcttccccccactCATATCATTCCCAAGCAAATCTTTTCCGATCTTGCATGTATAAAAAGCTGCAAAATCTTCAGGTCACAAAAATGCATAAAACAGATTTTCTTTTCTGCAGAActaaatatgagaaaaaatttcTCCTCTATTTCAGGGGACACAACTTCCCCAAATGCACAAAAGAAGATAAATCTCTTTCAGCTACTAGATTCTTCCCACAGGCTCCTTCTATATATAAAAGTGTTCCCTTGTAGCTCTTGGCCTGTGCACTCTTTCAGGATACTTTTCTGTGCATCCCTCAAAGataccaaaggaagaaaaaagttagAGTAGGGACCACAAAAGAATGCCAAGAAGTTCCCAAAGATTCCTACACAATggcagaaagaaagagggaaataagtTTATGCTTATCATCATACAgatgagaatttttttccttcacacAGACTCACATAATGTTTTTCTCTATAGGATTATGACCATCTGAAAATTGGAAAGTCAGTCACATATTTAAGTTCACCTGATATAAAAAGCATGTGGTCATAATTTAGTGCATGAGATTTTCAGCTGTCTTTCTGTGCCCAATTATGGATAGAATATCATCTATCTAAGAATCATCTAAGGCCACTAATTTCTTTTCACTCAATCCTCTTCCTATGCATAGACTTTCCAGCTTTAAAACAGACTATGGCAGAGAGCATCGACAAATAGAAATGATTTTCTCGATTCCCAATTACTGCATCCTGATATCCAatgtatgaataaaaatataactttgaACTGGTCTGGGAGTTAAATGATCAGTTTTCAAAAGCATAGATCCACTCAAGCACCCTTGGCAGcaagtggaaagagtactgatcctggagtgaggaagacctaaattcaaatccagccttagcaAATcgctagctgtataatcctgggcaaatcacttaaactctgtttgcctccatttcctcaattataaaatagagataataatagcagctatttcccaaagttattgtgagaattaaatgaaagaatataaggtgcttagcacagtgcctggcaaatggtagacacttgataaatgcttatttccttccttctttccttagtccttcctttctgtttcagTGCTGAGGGTTTAAAGGGCAAAAAGCTGAAAATCAGGTCCAGCAAGTAGTAGAATATCTGCATTAAGAGGTCTTTTTGACTCAGTAAGGAATATTTATAGAGTTTTTATTAGATATGGAAAGCTAGAAACATTATTGAATTTATATCTAATACTATTTTGGCTAAACTCATTCTTGACTAAAGCTTGGTAAATGTAGCACACCTTTTGACTACTTTTCCAAAGGGTGCCCACTATTCACAGATTCAAAGTTATCCTGTGGGTCTACATTCCTAATATTCCCTCAACAGTCAACCAGTAGACACAATTAACTCAAAGAAAGGCATTTACTATtatgatacaatagaaaaaaatagctCTAAAGCAGTAAGTCACAGAAATATCCTTGCCCCCTATCAAATTCTAGTTCTTATTTGGCTACAATACCAAGACCAGCATGACTTTCTAATAAAAAGCCACATATTATATGGGGGTTTGATGGAACCAAGTGAGCATACAGAGTATATAAAGGAAAATTCCCAATAGTTCTTTAGCCTCAGAAATTGTGATGTAGCAATGGCTTTTTTGTAAATGATGGGTTGGAAAGCAGAAGAATCTTAGCTTCTCTCTCCATTCCCTACCCTGCCTCTTTTGGATTAAAAACAATAGtgacacattttaaaagaatcacACATGATAATAGGAATATTGGAGAAGTATACTTCTCTTTGGTGAGTACAATAATGCGGGAAGGTGGGTAGATGGGTCAGAGGTTCTGAATAATCATTGTGATTTTACAAGAATCTAAATTCAGACATGGAACTTCCCAcaaattgtttttgtattttattgtttttccaataTTCACATTCATAAGAATTCCATTCCAAAAGATTAATATCAAAGACCTATCCCTACATAGGAACCAATTTTCTTATCCTATTTTGCTAAGGGATATGGTATGCCTATGATATGGTATAAAAGGATCATAGtatcataaattttaaaaactggaaagaactttagaagttATCTATTACAACTTGCTCATTTTAtacacaaggaaactgagacctggagaaGTGAAGAGATTTGGCCAAAGTCATGTAGGAAGTACAAGAGAGCCATGACTTTTTCTATTTCACAAAAATATCTCCAGGTGACCCAAGGCAAAATAGGTGGTTGGTTAGGATTTGTCCCAAGAGATTGGAAATAGTATTCCTCGGGATCCTTCTCTGGGAATACCAGAATAGTCAAAGGTACTGttataccaaaaatattttaaagataaaattgacATCCATTCacaaaaggattattttttttgtcaAGTTCATTAAAAGCAAGGtggtttgttttctttaatttgtttctttccatTACATTTTCTCCAGATGAAAAGCTCATTAGAAATTGCTACCATGGGAATGGTCATGCTGCTTAAAACAGATGCTAATGAATGACAATATGATTG contains these protein-coding regions:
- the LOC100010413 gene encoding LOW QUALITY PROTEIN: poly(rC)-binding protein 2-like (The sequence of the model RefSeq protein was modified relative to this genomic sequence to represent the inferred CDS: inserted 1 base in 1 codon), producing the protein MDTCVIEGGLNVTLTIWLLMHGKEIGSIIGKKGEXVKKMREESGARINISEGNCLERIITLAGPTNAIFKAFAMIIDKLEENISSSMTNSTATSRPPVTLRLVVPASQCGSLIGKGGCKIKEIRESTGAQVRVAGDMLTNSTERAITIAGIPQSITECVKQICVVMLETLPQSPQKGMTIPYRPKPSSSPVIFAGGQDRYSTGSDSASFPHTTPSMCFNPDLEGPALEAYTIQGQYAIPQPDLTKLHQLAMQQSHFPMTHGNTRFRAGLDASAQTTSHELTIPNDLIGCIIGHQGAKINEIRQMSGAQIKIANPVEGSTDRQVTITGSAASISLAQYLINVRLSSETGGMGSS